In a genomic window of Pararge aegeria chromosome 7, ilParAegt1.1, whole genome shotgun sequence:
- the LOC120625152 gene encoding cuticle protein 1-like, producing the protein MFAKLFIVCVVAVVALAREYPAGLHPAVCPNYPYCDTNAFARFTPEGQPIPEWVYNPSILPVAPADPNANIAAKYPANFNAAACPNYPYCW; encoded by the exons TTCATCGTCTGCGTCGTAGCCGTGGTAGCGCTCGCCCGCGAGTACCCGGCCGGCCTCCATCCCGCAGTATGCCCCAACTACCCCTACTGCGACACCAACGCCTTCGCCCGCTTTACCCCGGAAGGCCAGCCCATCCCCGAGTGGGTCTACAACCCCTCCATCTTGCCCGTAGCACCTGCTGA CCCCAACGCGAACATTGCTGCTAAATACCCGGCCAACTTCAACGCTGCCGCATGCCCCAACTACCCATACTGCTGGTGA
- the LOC120625265 gene encoding glucose-6-phosphatase-like has product MEQIYALGVSSIEWVQYWFTDLERYLELVNNLVNPHYVLEILFPLISIVDSVFASQLLLCITFGGWLSGLMKWWLLEDRPYWWVRETTFYSDSMRPWLMQTSQTCETGPGSPSGHSLTAASLFMLFLTWAAHVCNDRKWNMLYWKLVLYPLGCVTLVSVMVARMYVAAHFPHQCLFGCLLGLFIVPVMCVYVTDPFIWQYGKYRTMPVKRAVAWHVLYAALAVLSCVATYCVLTLYGIDPNYTVELAYRRCADCDKVFIFTTPLYALIKCTGSLAGLALSVTPAVAKYRHYTKNRSTGISTFLTGFAIVFLKTLEKKFSKSSDVYYLALFILNAMTPAIMLRLVPALAMWPFSSENKPKAK; this is encoded by the exons ATGGAGCAAATATATGCGCTGGGCGTGTCTTCTATAGAGTGGGTTCAATActg GTTTACTGATTTGGAACGCTACCTAGAGTTGGTGAATAATTTAGTAAATCCCCACTATGTGCTGGAGATCCTGTTCCCTTTAATATCCATCGTGGACTCGGTTTTCGCCTCCCAGCTGTTGCTGTGCATAACCTTTGGTGGCTGGCTGAGTGGTCTAATGAAGtg GTGGCTATTAGAAGACCGTCCATATTGGTGGGTGCGTGAGACCACGTTCTATTCAGATTCAATGCGCCCTTGGCTCATGCAAACCTCCCAAACCTGTGAGACCGGACCAGGCAGTCCGTCCGGACACAGTCTTACTGCTGCATCTCTATTTATGCTATTTCTGACTTGGGCCGCCCATGTGTGCAATGACAG GAAATGGAACATGCTATATTGGAAGTTGGTGTTGTACCCGTTGGGCTGCGTTACGCTGGTCTCGGTGATGGTTGCGCGCATGTACGTCGCCGCGCACTTCCCGCACCAGTGTCTATTCGGATGCCTGCTAG GTCTATTCATCGTCCCGGTGATGTGCGTGTACGTCACGGACCCGTTCATCTGGCAGTACGGCAAGTACAGGACCATGCCGGTCAAGCGGGCGGTGGCATGGCACGTTTTGTATGCCGCGTTGGCAGTTCTGAGCTGTGTAGCCACCTACTGCGTTTTGACCCTTTATGGGATAGATCCCAACTATACTGTGGAATTG GCATACCGGCGGTGTGCAGATTGTGACAAGGTATTCATATTTACGACCCCTCTGTACGCGCTTATAAAATGCACCGGCAGCCTAGCGGGATTGGCGCTGAGCGTCACTCCTGCCGTCgctaa gTACCGGCATTACACAAAAAACAGATCGACAGGAATATCGACTTTTTTGACCGGATTCGCAATAGTCTTTCTGAAAACACTCGAAAAGAAGTTTTCTAAATCTAGCGATGTCTATTACTTAGCATTGTTTATACTGAACGCTATGACACCGGCCATAATGTTGAGGTTGGTCCCCGCGTTGGCTATGTGGCCTTTTTCTAGCGAAAACAAACCAAAAGCTAAATAA